One Glycine max cultivar Williams 82 chromosome 4, Glycine_max_v4.0, whole genome shotgun sequence DNA segment encodes these proteins:
- the LOC100780621 gene encoding uncharacterized protein isoform X2: MNTSKLSDTQVVSVKQERKINLGWRNKKTKVLKDVMESDFWSNVPQRLRTKRKSKFNGKEALSTPKVVLSKSKETISRSNKALSTLKEALSRPNKALSTPKEVLSTLKEALSRPKEKLNSGDFDIYLKKIWKIFSGDRLRHFTCFDSLWFSLYRAAPSKDKVLTWIKKEPIFSKSYVFVPIVCWGHWSLLILCHFGESLESTTKSRCMLLLDSLEMTNPRRLEPEIRRFVLDIYKTEDRPEAKHLVSQIPFLVPKMKKDWFSFEDLDRFYERLDSLN, encoded by the exons ATGAACACTAGCAAACTCAGTGACACCCAAG TTGTTTCTGTgaagcaagaaagaaaaatcaacttaggatggagaaacaagaaaacaaaggtTTTAAAAGATGTGATGGAAAGTGATTTTTGGAGCAATGTTCCCCAGCGATTGCGAACAAAGAGGAAGAGTAAATTCAATGGCAAGGAAGCACTTTCTACACCCAAGGTAGTGCTTTCTAAAtcgaaggaaacaatttctagATCCAATAAAGCACTTTCTACACTCAAGGAAGCTCTTTCTAGACCCAATAAAGCACTTTCTACACCTAAGGAAGTGCTTTCTACACTGAAGGAAGCACTTTCTAGACCCAAAGAAAAGCTAAACAGTGGAGATTTTGATATTTACTTGAA GAAAATATGGAAGATTTTCTCAGGAGATAGGTTGAGGCACTTTACATGCTTTGACAGCTTATGGTTTAGTCTTTACAGGGCCGCTCCATCTAAAGACAAGGTGCTTACTTGGATTAAAAAGGAACCTATTTTCTCCAAGtcatatgtttttgttcctaTAGTCTGCTG GGGTCATTGGAGCCTTTTGATCCTGTGCCATTTTGGTGAAAGCTTGGAATCAACCACCAAATCACGATGCATGTTGTTGCTGGATTCTCTTGAAATGACCAATCCTAGACGGCTCGAACCCGAGATTAGAAG ATTTGTATTAGATATTTATAAAACAGAGGACAGACCTGAGGCTAAGCATCTTGTATCTCAAATTCCTTTTTTGGTGCCCAAG ATGAAAAAAGATTGGTTTAGCTTTGAAGACCTGGATAGATTTTATGAGAGACTTGATTCACTGAATTAG
- the LOC100780621 gene encoding probable ubiquitin-like-specific protease 2A isoform X1, protein MNTSKLSDTQVVSVKQERKINLGWRNKKTKVLKDVMESDFWSNVPQRLRTKRKSKFNGKEALSTPKVVLSKSKETISRSNKALSTLKEALSRPNKALSTPKEVLSTLKEALSRPKEKLNSGDFDIYLKKIWKIFSGDRLRHFTCFDSLWFSLYRAAPSKDKVLTWIKKEPIFSKSYVFVPIVCWGHWSLLILCHFGESLESTTKSRCMLLLDSLEMTNPRRLEPEIRRFVLDIYKTEDRPEAKHLVSQIPFLVPKVPQQRDGNECGFFILYFINLFLEHAPDNFSMEGYPYFMKKDWFSFEDLDRFYERLDSLN, encoded by the exons ATGAACACTAGCAAACTCAGTGACACCCAAG TTGTTTCTGTgaagcaagaaagaaaaatcaacttaggatggagaaacaagaaaacaaaggtTTTAAAAGATGTGATGGAAAGTGATTTTTGGAGCAATGTTCCCCAGCGATTGCGAACAAAGAGGAAGAGTAAATTCAATGGCAAGGAAGCACTTTCTACACCCAAGGTAGTGCTTTCTAAAtcgaaggaaacaatttctagATCCAATAAAGCACTTTCTACACTCAAGGAAGCTCTTTCTAGACCCAATAAAGCACTTTCTACACCTAAGGAAGTGCTTTCTACACTGAAGGAAGCACTTTCTAGACCCAAAGAAAAGCTAAACAGTGGAGATTTTGATATTTACTTGAA GAAAATATGGAAGATTTTCTCAGGAGATAGGTTGAGGCACTTTACATGCTTTGACAGCTTATGGTTTAGTCTTTACAGGGCCGCTCCATCTAAAGACAAGGTGCTTACTTGGATTAAAAAGGAACCTATTTTCTCCAAGtcatatgtttttgttcctaTAGTCTGCTG GGGTCATTGGAGCCTTTTGATCCTGTGCCATTTTGGTGAAAGCTTGGAATCAACCACCAAATCACGATGCATGTTGTTGCTGGATTCTCTTGAAATGACCAATCCTAGACGGCTCGAACCCGAGATTAGAAG ATTTGTATTAGATATTTATAAAACAGAGGACAGACCTGAGGCTAAGCATCTTGTATCTCAAATTCCTTTTTTGGTGCCCAAG GTGCCACAACAAAGAGATGGTAATGAATGTGGATTTTTCATCCTctatttcattaatttgtttttggagCATGCACCTGATAATTTTAGCATGGAGGGATATCCTTACTTT ATGAAAAAAGATTGGTTTAGCTTTGAAGACCTGGATAGATTTTATGAGAGACTTGATTCACTGAATTAG